The window ATCGAGCTGCCTAACTTCGGGCAGGCTCAGGGCGGTCTCTCTGGACGTATCATCAACCTGCAAGCACGGTTCAGCTTCTAACCACTGCTTGTCGCAAATGAGCAAAGAGGATGCGCACGCGTATCCTCTTTGCTGACACCACCTGATGGACGTACGCAGCGAATTAAAGAGCAACAGGGTCCGGGCCAATGGGATTCACCGCACTCCAGAAAAGTGGCTGCCTCATTGATGGTGCAGTTTTTTACTCACTAATTTTTAATGCTTAAAAACACGGATCGCCGCGTCATTCCTGCCTCCCCACCACGTTAAGAGGCAACAAATTACCACGTTTCACCACGATAAAACCACGTTGTGACCACAAACTACCACACACTAAATTCCGTGGAGAGGTTTCTCATGATTCGACTTCGCAACTTTGCCCTCGCCGCGCTTTACTTCAGTCTTTTCAGCACGATAGGACTTTACGCTCAGACAACGGAGCATATTCAGGTCGATGCACGCGCACAAACCACTCCGTTCCCCCATTTCTGGGAGCAAATCTTCGGCTCCGGCCGCGCCATCCTCTCGCTGCGGCAAAGCTATCGCGACGATCTGCACACAGTGAAGAATGTCACGGATCTCCGAGCCGTGCGTTTTCACGGGATATTCCTCGACGAAGTCGGCCTCTACGATCCAGATGCTATGACGCAGAACCCCGGCCAGGCTCCAGAAAAGGTAAAGGGCGCTGGAATCTATAACTTCTCTTACATCGACCAGATCTATGACGGACTACTGGCGGCCGGCGTGCGACCATTCGTCGAGCTGAGCTTTATGCCACGAAAGATGGCCGCGGATCCGAACCAGACGCAATCATTCTTCTATAAGCCCGTCGTATCACCGCCGAAAGACTACGCGCTGTGGGACGCGATGATCACAGCATTCGCCCAGCATTTGATTGCAAGATATGGCGTCGATGAGGTCGCGACTTGGGACTTCGAAGTGTGGAACGAACCTAATCTCGATTTCTGGGGTGGTCGTCCGAATATGCCAACCTACTTTGAGTTGTACGATCACACTGCACTGGCACTTAAAAAAGTGAATCAACGGATTCGCGTCGGAGGACCCTCTACAGCCCAGGCCGCATATGTCGCGGAGTTCCTGAAACACTGCAAAGACCACAATGTTCCTGTCGACTTCGCTTCAACACACGTCTATGCAAACGATACCGCGAAGGACGTCTTCCATACCGATGAGCAGATTCCGCGCGATCAGATGGTCTATCGCGCCGTCAAGAAAGTACATGAAGAGATTGCTGCTTCGCCTTACCCAAAGATGCCACTCATCTTCAGCGAATACAACGCAAGCTACTCGAATGAACCTGATGTAACCGATACCACATATATGGGGCCATGGATGGCCAATAACATTCGCCAATGCGATGGCCTCACCGAGGCTATGAGCTATTGGACATTCTCAGACGTTTTTGAGGAGCAAGGTGTGGTGAGAACCCCTTTCTATGGCGGCTTTGGACTTCTCGCCGCTGATGGCATCCCAAAGCCAGCGCTGAATGCCTTCGCCATGCTGCATCAACTCGGCGACCGTAGAATCAACCTTGAGAGCGATAGCGCCCTAGCAACGAAATCGAACGATGGGAGAGTCGAAGTCGCTCTCTGGAACTACGCTCCACCTTTCGGAACGGGAGCAAGCTATACACCACCACCCACGAGTGCGGGAGCTGCAAAGAGTTTTGACATGACGTTTGCAGGGGTAGCGTCGAATGCAACCGTCGAGGTATGGCGAGTCGATGACAACCACGGCAATGCGGTGAAGAAATTTGACGCCATGGGACGTCCTGCAGGAAGCCTGACTCAAGATCAAATTAAACAGCTCCGAGCAGCAGGCGCTATGGCTCCTCCGGAAGAAACTCATCTCACCGACAGCCATTTGCAAATCAGCGTGCCTGAACATGGACTTGCGCTGATCGTAGTCAAGGGCAAACGTCCGTAAAGGACCTCCCTATTTTGTAATCTCCTGATGAGGTGCAGGTTTCTGCGTTTGGCGGCAGATATGCGGCACCATCGAAAGGCGTTAACAAAATTTCCCCCAAAGTTCGAGCTTTATAACGAGGTCGTAGATGGTTCACAGCAAGCGTAGGCTTTTGCCACTTGTTTTCATCCTGTTGTGCAACGCCTGGCCGTGCCTTCCGCAGGCACAGCCCGCAGATGAAGTTGTTACTGTTGAGGCAAAAGCCGCCTCAACTCCTTTTCCTCATTTTTGGGAGGAGATGTTTGGATCTGGACGAGCCATCCTAACGCTGCGCGAGGCTTATCGCGAAGACATGCGGGCAGTAAAAAAGGTAGCTGACTTCAAATATGTTCGCTTTCACGCGATCTTGCACGACGAGGTTGGCGTCTACAACGAGGACGAACATGGCAATCCTGTCTACAACTTTGCGTACGTCGATTCCATCTATGACGGCATCCTCAAGAATGGCGTTCGTCCCTTCGTCGAGATCAGCTTCATGCCCAAAAAGCTGGCCTTCAATCCGGATGCGCTCCACCCCTTCTGGTACAAACAAAACGTATCGCCACCGAAGAGCATGGAGGGGTGGGACGCGCTTATACAACACTTCGCGCAACATCTTGTAGATCGCTATGGCATCGAGGAAGTCTCGCAGTGGTACTTCGAAGTGTGGAACGAACCGAATATAGATTTTTGGAACGGCATTCCGCGTCAGGAATCGTACTTCGATCTCTATGATCACACCGCCCGCGCACTGAAGAGTGTTAGTCCGCGCCTCCGAGTCGGGGGACCAGCCACGGCTGCCGCACAGTGGGTGCCAGAGTTTTTGCAACATACGGTAGACAGCAACGTTCCAGTCGACTTTGTCTCCACTCACGGGTACGCCGACGATACGGTTAAGAATATGTTTGGCACGAAGGAAGACATCGCCATGGACGATCGCGTCGGACGGGCCGTTGCGAAGGTCCGCGATGAGATCGATCATTCCGCGATGCCGCGGCTGCCGCTCTTCTGGACGGAGTGGAATGTTCCCGGCATGATGGAGGCGCGCGATACGATCTACGTCGGCCCCGCTCTGGCAAATACAGTGCGCGAATGCGATGGTCGTGTCGACATGATGTCGTTTTGGACTTTTTCAGATGTATTCGAGGAGGGCGGCCCGACGACGGGCCCCTTCCGCGGTGACTTCGGTCTGCGCGCCTTCGACGGAATCAACAAGCCGAGCTACTACGCCTTCGGCTTGCTGCATCAACTTGGGAACCAGCGCCTTGCCAACCCATCCAACAACGTACTCGTCACTCGCATGGCGAATGGGGGTATTGCCATTGCCGCATGGAACCTGGTCGATCCGGACGAACACGGTACGGACCGCGAAATGGATCTGCATATTCTGGATGTTGCTCCCAATGCAGCCGTGAAGCTTCAGCGCGTGGACCGCGATCACGGCAACGTGTTGCCACAGTGGGTGGCGATGGGCAAGCCTAAAAACCCAACCCCGGCGCAGGCTGAAGAGCTCAACCGCGAAACGGCGCTGTCTCTCCCAGAACAGACTGCCCTTCGTAATGGTGTATTGCACGTCAAGCTTAGTCAGAATGCGCTGGTGCTTATTCAAATCGATGATGCAAATCATTGATATCAAAGACCTAGCACATACTTACGCTTGAATGGGTCGGATCCGGTCACCCATTGTGGGGATACCTCGATTGGCAGCTGATAGCGCAGACTTGAAACATGAGATTTACCCTGCGAGAGAGCTGCCTCCCTGCATTTGTTCTCTTTATCAGCGCGCACGCGATCGGAGCGTCCACGACTTCTGTCAGAGGAATGACTTCAACTCCGTCCGCGATCGATGATAGGCTGCAAGATGCTCTGGATGCGGCAATTGTCCTTGAAAGTTTGAAACATGACGTTGCAATTCATCCAAATGATTTCGTCACTTTCGAAACTCAGACGACTGCAAATCATTTCATCCTTGATCATGAAGATGCGTTCAGAGAGACCAACCGAAGAATTAATCAGCGCGGAATTCTAGGCTACTGGCGCGGCAAGATGCTGGTCGTTCTGCCCAGTCTTTCGATCAGCAACCACTTGTAATCCGTACAGCAGATGAACCTTCACATAGTGGATATTGCTCTTGACGCTGTCTTGTTGAGCACAGTCAAGCTCTCACGAGGTTAGCCACTTGCGGAAGTTTGCCATTTCGCGTCTAACGTGACGCGCTGAGCAACGCAGGATGTTTCTCTGCAACGGTAGCAACAAGTTCTCCAAACAAAGAGTTGGCCCAGGCGAACCAGCTTCTTGTAAACTTCGCGGCGTCGTTACGGTTGAAGCTCTCATGCATGAAACCCGACCCAGCGCTGGCATACTTCAACATAGTGAGTGCTCGAGCGATTTCGACCTCTGACTGACTGGTGAGAGCATAGACAGTAATTGCCATAGGCCAGATCATGTCTTTGCCTTCGTGCGGGCCGCCTATACCTTCGCCGGCGCTTCCTTTGAAGAACCACGGATTGCCTTCACTCCAGACAAAGTTTCTAGTACGCGCGTAAAGGGCAGCGTCAGGCGAACTGTTCAGATACGGTAACGCAAGCAGGCTTGGTACGTTTGCATCATCCATCAACAATTTACTGCCGTAGCCATCAACTTCATAGGCCCAGATTGGTCCCCCTGCGGTTTCTACCACAGCGTGTTGCTGCAAGGCTTTTGCAACCTCAGCGGCCAGCGTTGACGCTTCAGTGGCCAAAGAATCATCGTGCAAAATCTCGTGAGCCATTTGCGAGAGATGACCGAGCGCCGTGACGGCGAACAGATTGGCGGGAACTAGGAATGGGAAGGTACAGGCGTCGTCGGACGGTCTAAACCCCGAGGCAATCAAGCCTACAGGCATCACAGGTGCGCCGTATCCATCGCCGGCCAAGGTCTCAGTAGGAGTCTTGGACGTCCTCTGGAAGTGGTACGGGCCGGGGCCGTCTTTGCGTTGCTGGACTCGCATAGTCTCGACCGCGAGCTTCATCGCCGCACGCCAATTTTGATCGAAGGGAGCAGTATCTCCAGTTGAACGCCAGTAGCCATAGGCTAGACGTATCGGGTAACAGAGAGAGTCAAGCTCCCACTTGCGCTCGCCAACGCCGCGCTTCATCTCTGTTGCATCACTCTTGCTCCATTCAAGAGGTAGCGCGTTTAGATCAGCCATGAACGCGTTGGCATAAGGATCGATCAGGATGCACCTGGCTTGCCGCCGAATGATCCCTTCGAGCATATGACGAAGCGCGACATCCTTGGCCGCCAATACAAGATAAGGCCACACCTGTGCAGAAGAGTCTCGCATCCACATCGCCGGGATATCGCCCGTAATAACTGCCGTGTCTGGCTTGCCATTGAAGCTGCTTAGCTCAACTGTTGTGTCCAGTGTGTTGGGATAGCAGTTCTCGAAGAGCCACGCCAGTTCCGGATCAGCTATACGGCGACTCACGTCCGATAGGTATGCTTCAACGCTTGGGCTGTGAAATTTTCGGTCTTGCAACGCCGGACGCCGAGAAGGAAAGAAATCACGCTTTGTACCGGCCAGTATGCTTAACGGATTCAGTGTCGCCGCTGCTCCCACCCTTGCCGCAATCTGTAACATATGACGGCGACTGATCGTCGAAGCCATTAGCACCTTTCTTCAATCCATCAAGCTAGTCAAGATACAAGCTACATCTATTTAGATCATAATCGTTCATATTGAATGATTTTTTAAATACAAAGTGATCATTATTTTGATCGATACGTCTTCCCATTCTGTTTACTCTACGTCAATAATAGATAGACTGAGCAAAGTCGAATGCCCGGCTAATCTCTCGCACTGATGCGTCATAGAACGCGCACAAAGTGGATCTTAGATCGATGGAGTACCAGTGATTTCAAGAAGAACATTCCTCGGCGGCGTTTCCGCAGTCTGCGCTGTCGGAGCAACGGAAACTAGCGCACTCGGTAAGATCATCGAGGGGACCAAGACGGCGCCCCCCACCGATCCTTCTTCGTTTGTCGATATAAAGATCGGCACCGGCGGCCACGGGCACACTTTTCCAGGCGCAACTGTTCCATTCGGTGCGGTTCAGTTGAGCCCCGATACCTTCAACGATCAATGGGACTGGTGCTCCGGCTATCACATATCCGACACCTCCATTATGGGCTTCAGCCACACTCACCTGAGCGGGACCGGCTGTGGCGATCTGCTCGACTTTCTCGTAATGCCTGGCACCGGAGAGTCGAAGATCGTGCCGGGCCCTCGCAGCAACCCTGATGCTGGCTATCGCTCGCGCTTCAGTCATGACGACGAACATGCTGAACCCGGGTTCTACTCGGTTCTTCTGAGTGACTACGGCATTCACGCGGAGCTAACCGCCACGGAGCGAGCCGGGCTACATCGCTACACCTTTCCTACTGGTAAGAACGCTCCTGCAACCGGGCACATCATCGTCGATCTCGAGCATAGCTATGCGTATAACGGCCAGTCAGGCGTGGTCACGGCGTCGCTCGAGCATACCGCGGCTGACACGCTTGCCGGAGGACGCACCACCAAGGCCTGGGGAGATGGCCGACAGATTTACTTCACGATGCAGTTCTCGCAGCGACCCACTCGTACCGTCTTTTATCAAGAGGGAGCAGAGGTTCCCGCGGGGGCACAGCCGCTCACTGGAAAGTCTCTGAAGTGCGTCTTGTTCTTCGACCTCGCACACAATCCTGTGATCCTGGTGAAGACCGGTATCTCTGGTGTCAGTGCTGAGTCCGCAGCGAACAACCTGAAGGTCGAGATTCCGGAATGGGACTTTGACGCGGTACGTCGCAGCGCCCGAAACAAGTGGAACCAGCAGCTTTCACGCATCAGTATTCAAACGGAGAATGAAACGCATCGCAAAATCTTTTATGCGGCTCTCTATCACGCATCAATCGGACCTTCGCTCTTCGATGACGCCGATGGCCGCTACCGTGGGATGGACAAGCAGATCCATCAACTCGCCCACAACCAACACAACTACACAGCCTTTTCACTATGGGACACCTATCGGGCTGCCCACCCTATGTACACGCTGATGTGCGGCGACCGCGTCCCCGACTTCGCCAACACCTTGATTCGCATGGCCGAAGAGAGCCCATCCGGTATGCCGGTATGGCCGCTCCAGGGTTGCGAGACCGGCACCATGACTGGCTATCACTCTGCAGCAGTCATTGCCGAAGCATGCAATAAGGGTGTCACCGGCGTCGACTACGAACGAGCCTACAAGGTGATGATGAAACGAGCCATGGTCGACGACTACCGTGGGCTTGGCTATTACAGATCGAAGGGTTATATTCCATGCGATCTGGAAGAAGAATCGGTCAGCAAAACCTTCGAATACTGCTATGACGATTGGTCGATTGCGCATGTGGCGAAGAAGTTAGGCCACTCCGACGATGCGGCAATGCTTGTGTCGCGATCACGCAACTACAGAAATTATTACGACCGTTCCATTAATCTAGCCCGGCCTAAGCTGTCAGATGGTGAATGGGCAACACCCTTCAGCCCAATTGAGATGGGGACGTCGAAGAAGTGGCGCGACTTCACAGAGTCCAACTCCTGGCAGACCACTTTTGGTATCCAGCATGATGCAGCTGGCCTGATAGAGATAATGGGCGGTCAAAAACTCTTTCTCGCCAAGCTGGACGAGCTCTTCGATCAACCGTCAACGCTTCCAGCAGACGCTCCACCTGACATTGCCGGTCTTGTTGGCCAGTACGCACATGGAAACGAGCCGTCACATCACATCGCCTACCTGTATGTCTATGCTGGCCAGCCGCACAAGACCCAGAATCGCGTGCGCATGTTGATGGAAACCATGTACAAGGCTCTTCCCGACGGGCTCCAGGGTAATGAAGACGTCGGTCAGATGTCCGCCTGGTTCATCATGAGCTCGATGGGCTTCTACTCCGTAGACCCCGTAAGCGGCAACTATATCTTCGGAACTCCCCTCTTCGATAACGTCACCCTGCAACTCGGCGGTGGCAAAAAACTTGAGATTACAGCGCACCGAAAGTCACCGTCGGATCAGTACATTCAATCCATCACCTTCAACGGAAAGCCGTACACGCGCTCCTGGTTTAATCATCGCGACATCGTCAATGGTGCGCGCATCGTATTTCAGATGGGTAGTGAGCCTAACCTCGAGTTCGGCTCAAAGACAGAAGATATCCCGCCGTCACTGAACCTCGCAGGCGCATAGCCCGTTGTAACTGATCAACGCAGGACGATCCTGAGGAACTATGCGGTCTTCATCTTGTGAAACATGAAGACTGTGGCCTATCGCGCAACTATGCCACTCGCATTGTCCACCACACGCATCAACCACGCTGCCCTGAAATGAGCCCGTATGAAGAAACTCCTGTTCTGTCTGTTACTGACCGTTCCCTGTGCTCTGGCTCAGACTAAAACTCTTTTCTACATGACGGACCATCCTGATTCTGTCCGCGATTTTATACAGCACCAGAACAAGATCGATATCATTGTGCCGACTTGGTATAACGTCGATGCGAATGGGTTGGTCTACGGCGAACCTGACTCCATCGTCGAGCGCGTGGTAAAACAGCGTCACATTCTACTCTTTCCTATTGTCGCCATCTTCGATAAAGCTGGAGTTCACACGCTGCTGACAAACGATAAGTCACAAACAGCGATGATCGGATCGCTTATCTCGGAGTGCAAGCAGAATGGATACGACGGCTTCCAGCTCGACTTCGAAAATATCGCATGGACGGACCGCGATGCTCTCTCGGCGACGGTTAAACGTATTGCCGACGCAATGCATCAAGAGCATTTGCAACTGCAAATCGCTGTCGTCCCAAACGCTCCGGGGCATCCTGGTCACGGCGCGTTCAGTAAATGGATCTTCTCTGATTGGCGCGGAGTTTTTGACCTCAAAGCCATCGGAGAATCAGTCGACCTGCTCTGTCTGATGACCTACGATCAGCACACGCGCTGGACGACGCCTGGACCAGTCGGCGGGTGGATGTGGATGAATGAAAATCTAGCCTATGCCCTGAAAGTCGTGCCGAAGGAAAAACTTTCTCTCGGCATTGCTCTGTATGGTTACCACTGGTATGCCGGAGATCCGGGGCTAAATGAAAAAGAACAAAAACCTAACATCACTGCCGATTACATTAGCGCCGTCGATGCAAAGTCATTGCGCGATACCTATCAAGGACAAGAGATGTGGGACGACCAGGACCACACTGCATATTTTTTCTTTTATCGCGATCAAATGCGCGAGTGGATCTTCTACACCGAAAAACGAGGTTTTGCAGAGCGCTATCATCTCGCTGCTGAGACTCACCTGCAAAGCATTTGCGCCTGGGTACTTGGCGAAGAAGATAGTGCCATCTGGAGCATCTTGCCGGAACACAAATGAACGGCTATCGATACGACTGGACTAAAGGAAGGCAGACGAATTCGCCAAGTTAGTCTCCAGCATGTCGGGCATGCCACAGAGCGCCTTCCAATGGATCTACCGTTCTGGATAGGAAATTGAGCCGGGGGTAGGTCTGCAACAAGGTTCGCCGCATCGCATCCGACACCTCGGGGACATGCTGCCAGACGGAGCCAGTACCGGCGATCTTCAATCCATCAGCGATGCCGGGCTCGTCGGCAATCAATCTGGTGATAACATGACGCACCAATCCTGCAAGCTCCACTCCTCCACGTTCAAGAGTCTTCTGCGCCAGGCTGTCGCCGTCCCGCGCTGCCTCAGCAACCACTGGCATAATCTGAGCGAAAGAAAAGCCATATGCGTTCGCAACCGCCACCAGATCGTCCTTTGTGTGTAGGCCAAGCTTGTTGAGCACCCCCTGCAGCAATGGAGGCTCCTCGCCTGCATTGATAGCAGCAAACGTGGCTCTTAATGCCTGCTGACCAAGTAAATTTCCTGAACCTTCGTCGGCAAGAGCTGGTCCCCATCCTCCCGCGCCAATCAGTCTTCCATTGTGCGTCCGTCCGACCACGTTTGAACCAGTTCCAGCAATCACCACCACACCGGCATCCTGCGGGAACGCTGCATCAAGCGTGATAATTTCGTCTCCCAATAAGGTCAGACTTCCTCCGACCCGCATCGCCATCTGCTGTTTGAGCCACTCCACCACATTGGATATGGCGGCGCCAGATGTGCCTATGCATGATGCAGTCACATCAGAGAGTGCAATACCGCTCTGGTGTGAGACTGCATCCAGCACCTCTTTCAGGTGCAATTCTGCCTCTGCTTTATCAACGCGAAGCACCTTCGCACTGCCAGCCTGAGCGCGGCCTAACTCCTTGTGCTGATCTGCCAGCACGCAGGCCGTCTTCGTGCCCCCGATGTCAAGACCGAGAAAATACTTCATCGTCAATCTGTGTTCTTTCCGTCTATGCGACTGCGATCAATGCGTTGCTGAGATTTTCGATCATCTGATGCACATCTCTGCTGTCGACGACAAATCTTGTGTCTCTTGATGGGCCTTCGTCTTTCAGCATACCCGGCCACCTGTAGAGCATAGGGCTTGCTATACGACTACGTACGGAGCCATGAAAGTGCTGTGCCCCAGTGGCGCGCGCGACTGCCGCTGCATTGTTCAACCGCAAGCCTCCACCAACTGCGACGTCGATCCGCCCCGCGGCTTGAGTCACTAGCCGCGCCAGAGATTCGGCACCCCGGACTACGTCGGGCTCGCCTCCGGAGGTCAGGACACGCCGGCATCCAGTCGCAATTACATCCTCAAGCGCTCGCTCCTGTGACGCAACATAGTCAAACGCTCGATTGAAGGTCACTTCAAGGGGTCCTGCCATTTGAACGAAGTGACGTGTCGTCTCAATGTCGACGGTACCGTTAGCGCAGAGAAAACCTAATACCACACCGCTGGCCCCAGCCGAATGACAATGCTTCAGGTCCTCTCGCATGACGTCCAACTCGGAGGGAGTATAGATGAAGTCTCCTCCTCTAGGCCGGATTAATACATGGACAGGTAGACCGCTTTTCTTCACCACTTCACAGAGGAGGCCATAACTCGGGCTCAACCCACCTTCGCTGAGTGCCGTACAAAGCTCAATCCGATGAGCTCCGCCGGCGTGTGCCGCAAGACAGGCGTCCACGGTTTCGGCGCAGAGTTCAAAAACAATCTTTTGCATGAGAGATCTTCCAGTCGAAAGCTAATCATAACCAGCTTTCTTGTGCAGAAAGTGAGGATACACGAAAGGACAGCGCCGACCCAAAATAGGAAACGGCGCTGGCACCAGAACTACAAGACAGCCATCTGTGAACGCATCCATCTTATCGGAACAATGGATGCGTTCAGATTGGGTTAGAAGTTGTAATGCAGCGAGAGCTGCATCTCCCGAGGAAGACCACGGGTTCCGGTGATCTGACCGAAGTTTGGGTCTCCTATATTGTTGTTGGGATTATCGTAGCTGGCGAAGTTGAACACGTTGAATGCATCCGCACGGAAACCAACCGCCTGACCTTCCCTGATGCGGAAGTCTTTGAATACCGACGTATCAATCTGTTCGAATCCAGGTGCGCGCTCAGTTCCGACCGCGGCGGTACCGAAGCTATTCGGAGCCTCAGGGCCGTAGGCACATGTGCCGTTGTCCCCTCCCCCGCAAGGAATAGCAGAGGGATCGGTACCAAACCAGTGTCCAACAGAGCGGTTTCGAACAATCAGTTTACGGAACTGGTTCGCACGCGCGTCGCCCGCCGTGTTCGTGTTATCACTTCGAGGCCCGAAGATCGAGGTAGGGAGCCCTGAATATGCGATCGCAGTGCCGGAGATCGACCAACCACCTAGCAACAGATCCACGGCACGGTTTACATCTCCCCCATAGATTTTGCCTCGACCGTAGGGAATGGCGTATACCGCAATCGCGGACAGGTTATTGCGCACATCCTGCGAAGCAGGGCCGTAGTCTGCGTGCCCGTTGTAGCCATCCTGAAACGATCCGTTTTGAGTGTGGTCGTCGGTCAGGCCTGCGAAGTTACCTGCACTGTTGGTCAGCGCGTGGGCATACGTGTAGTTGATGGTGTACTCAAAGCCCTTGCTTGCACGCTGGCGCAAAGAGGCCTGCAGGGCGTTGTAGTTCATCACCGCCTCGGACTCCGTGAGCAACAGAGTGCCGCCCTGGCCCACAAGAGAGGCAAAGGGAGCGACATCGGATGCAGGCAAAGGTGCTCCATTCAGCGCTGCGATACTTGCAGCCTGAGTGGTCGTGAGTTGGTTAGCGTTGCGGAAATCCTCGATATGTTGACCCGTCTCCCCAACGTACCCAATCGTCAGCGAGGTCTTGCTGTTGATCTCGAATTCGGTAGTCAGGTTGAACTCGTTGATATAAGCAGGCTTGATATTTTGCGGCCACGCCCCAAAGCCAACGTTTTGGATTGAGTTGGCACTGATGGCAAAACCCTGCGCGGTAGCAAACGGGGTACCCGGGTTGCCAACAGCAGGAGCGGTTGCGGTGAGTACGCTCGATTGCACAAAAGGTGAATTGAATGTGAGTCGCTGGTTGTTCGAGTTCCCTTCAAAGAAGCTCGTTGCTCCGTAGCCTCCACGCACGACGAAGCGTGACGTGGCCTGGTACGCAAAACCGATGCGTGGCATGATCTGAGCGTAGTTCGGCTGGTAGCACGCAGGGTTATCGCAGACGATAGAGCCAGCCGGTGCGCCAACCGGAACTTGTTTGGCATACTCCACCGTGCCAGTACTGAGGAGTACGTTAGCTGTCTTGTTGTTGACCTCTGTCCAGGGCTGGTCGAACTCATACCGTACCCCCAGATTGAAGGTCAGCTTATCCGTAACCTTCCAGTCGTCTTGAAAGAAGGCCGCCGCGCGCCACTGCCGATTGCCTACAAGCGCACCAGGTAACTGAATCTGCTCCTGCTGAACGCGGTCCAAGACAAAGTCGGCGCCGGAGTAGCCATTCGTCAATCCCCCTGTTGCATTAGGGATTCCGGTAAAGCTCCCGTTGT is drawn from Edaphobacter lichenicola and contains these coding sequences:
- a CDS encoding BadF/BadG/BcrA/BcrD ATPase family protein produces the protein MKYFLGLDIGGTKTACVLADQHKELGRAQAGSAKVLRVDKAEAELHLKEVLDAVSHQSGIALSDVTASCIGTSGAAISNVVEWLKQQMAMRVGGSLTLLGDEIITLDAAFPQDAGVVVIAGTGSNVVGRTHNGRLIGAGGWGPALADEGSGNLLGQQALRATFAAINAGEEPPLLQGVLNKLGLHTKDDLVAVANAYGFSFAQIMPVVAEAARDGDSLAQKTLERGGVELAGLVRHVITRLIADEPGIADGLKIAGTGSVWQHVPEVSDAMRRTLLQTYPRLNFLSRTVDPLEGALWHARHAGD
- a CDS encoding copper homeostasis protein CutC gives rise to the protein MQKIVFELCAETVDACLAAHAGGAHRIELCTALSEGGLSPSYGLLCEVVKKSGLPVHVLIRPRGGDFIYTPSELDVMREDLKHCHSAGASGVVLGFLCANGTVDIETTRHFVQMAGPLEVTFNRAFDYVASQERALEDVIATGCRRVLTSGGEPDVVRGAESLARLVTQAAGRIDVAVGGGLRLNNAAAVARATGAQHFHGSVRSRIASPMLYRWPGMLKDEGPSRDTRFVVDSRDVHQMIENLSNALIAVA